A region of the Meles meles chromosome 18, mMelMel3.1 paternal haplotype, whole genome shotgun sequence genome:
GGATCACAAGCTCCCCGCTGGCCTCCAAAACCAGGTGATCAGGACGCATCCGCTAGGCAGCTGTGGCTGCAAAAACCCGGGCACCAGCTGAGGATAATAAACACCGGGTTTACTGAAACGCTCCAGTTGGGCGGCACCAACGGGAGCACGCCAAGATGGCGCCCACCAGCTACCAGTCGGTGCTTGTCGCTGAGGGGTGTGCGTGTGGAGTAGCGCCTGCCCCTCAGCCACCCACGCTCTAATATAAGCGGAAGCGCCTCCTCTGTCGAAGTCCGGGGACCATGGGCTGCTGGAGTTGGGCCCTGCACGGGTGAGTCCAAGCGCGGGCCCCTTGAGTGCCCTTTCTCACAGGGCCGTCGCGTGGGGCTGGGGATGCGAGCCTCCGCTGGTTTGCAGGGGTGGATGTTTTGGGGGCTTGTTTTTCAAGTGCGTGTCTGAAAATTGGGATGCTGGATGTGGGGTTTGAACGCGCAGCTACTGAGGAGAGGCTCGGGGTTTTCAGTTCTCTCCTGGTGGCGggtcccaccccttccccccaacccgcACCCCCACCTCCACCGTCACCCCAGCGGTGGGGGCCAGGCGGTGCCAGCCTCTCCTACCCGCTTCGGTGGCCTGGTGTGCCCCTCAGCCAGCCCTTAGGTTTCTGTCAGAGAAAGTTGTTCCAGATGGAGCTGTAGCCCTGGCTATCTGTGGGAAGAGGGGCGTGCAACAGCTTCTCACGTGTCACCTTGAACCGGAACTCCAAAGTGATCTTTCAGAGGGATGCTTTTTTATTAGCTTTATCTCaacgtgttttcattttctttccattctgaaaATGGTTTTTACAAGCTATAAAACCgaggttccccccaccccaggacctttACCATGAAAAGGTAACCTCCGTTTTTTTGTCTGAATTGAAGTCAGACATTCTTCTCTTTGCTGCCCTCTGTTTAATGTGTATttactcctcttccttccttcaggcGTGCTGTTGAGCTTTTTTATTCAACAGTTTGGCTTTGGTATAGCTAGgtggttgtgtgtgtttgtgtgtaggcTGTGTTACCTGTTTGGGGTTTGTTGACAGTCTTCAATTTGTAGTTTGATAAGTTATATCACTAAATTTGGGAAAAAATCAGCCTTTTTCTACCCAACTTTCTGCCCCACTTTCTGATCATTCTGGAAATCCTGTTTCATAATTGTTGCTAATACTACTAgtagaacttatttttttattataatacagTGCCCAGCATTCAGTAAATAATTGTTAATGtacaaaggaatgaatgggtATTGTGTTTGTATCTGCCTGACCTGCTCGACAGTCTGTTCCTTTTGAGCAGGAACAATAAAATATAGGGCATGTTATCAGTTATTTAATAACTGTCTACTGAGTGAATAATGACATTATAAagttatgaattttttttgtatAAACACATTAGGTCATTGGGAGTTAATATGTTATGTCTTCTTGTCATGTTCAGTTCTTCCCTATTTACCTTAAACCATTTTTTGGGAAGACAAGGCAGGGAAAGTCTATTTGCAAGTATGCGGAAATAGTGGACCATCTTATATGCAAGACCGTTTAGTTTAAGCAACAAGAACAATAAAAGCAAGAAATATTTGTACAGTTTAGTTTTGCTGTTTAGTTTTGCAGATGTTCTCAGCTCTTAAAAGGCTGAGAAGTACATTTAATGAATTAATAGAATAAACAAACATAATTGTAGACAGTTGTGCTATGCCAGAGATGTAAAATTTATTGTATGATCATCAAGAAGCTCCTCAGTTTCCAGAAAGATACCGCCCAACACTGGAAACAGAATTCCCCAAGCACCCAAAGAAAGATAAACTTTAATATGGAGGAAATGAAAAACTTTGGGAAGCCAATAGCATCCACCTATTTAAATTGCCCTTGATCACTAATATCTACCACATGGCCATTGAAAGTCTCTTGGTTTCTTTTTGAGCCAGGGTTGTCAGGGATAACATCATTCTTGTTCCAGCTTGGAAAGCAGAGGCAGTTAGTTTCAGGTACTGAGACAGGTGAGTGCTAAAGCTTCTGGGTTGATTCTTTCAAAGTCAGGCACGGAGCAAAGCAGCCATCATTCAGCAGCAGCTGGAGATGCAGGGCTCACAGGAGGGCTGAGTGAAGGTTGTGAGGTTGATGGTCTCCAGacctggggtggggtggcgggAGTTGAGCAGGAAGCAGGTGGGCACACAGGGCTGAGGAatgtggcagggtggggggcagttgTCACAGCAGGTTGGCTCCAGTAACCAAGTGGTGTGAGGGCAGGTGCTGGGCAGGCAGACTCCGCACCGGCAGCATTTGTCAGAGGAGCAGATGGTGGTGGCGGGGCCGGTGGGGACGCTGCAGCAGCAGGGAACACAGCAAGCCATGGTGTTGggaatctgtgtttttaattgATTTGCTTGTAACGACAGATGAGGCTTCTAAGGTATGAATGTCTCCTCTTACTTTGAGGCTCTTATATACCCTCCCCAGTGGGTGTTGGTCCAACCAGAAAGCTTCTTTCCTGGTTCTTGTTTATATTAGTGTACCCATTATCCTTTGATTGGTTTGACATTTAGATGCTTGTAAAGAGTCTCTATTCtcctaattaacatttatttgaatTCCTTGCTAAATCTGAACTGATTACTCTTGCTGTTTGTGACTGGAACACAAGCTTTATGACGTATCACCAAAAGCTTCTGCTATTACAATTCCAACACCAGACTTTCTGGGGAATATTGCACAATATAACCTGTAATTTGTAGGTCTTATCTCTAGTGATAGTTTAGTGTTtattctctttgcctctgtctgtATCAATTGGCCTGATGTATTCTTGTTTGGAAAAGTTGAACTTAAGTTTAGTAACTTTCTTTTAGCTttgggactttaaaaaaattacttaattttttgttgaaatataATCGACATGGAACATTGTATTAAATGTTGGGACTTTCGAAGATCGTACTTATATTAATATGGAGAAATACGTTATTGAGAAACAtggcaaactttttaaaaaaattttatttatttatttgacagtcagatatcacaagtaggcagagaggcaggcagagagagagaggaggaagaaagcaggctccccgctgagcagagagcccgatgcggggcttgatcccaggaccctgagatcatcacctgagctgaaggcagaggcttaacccactgagccacccaggtgcccctacatggcAAACTTTTAAAAGACACCTGTTATTCCATTTTTgactataaatattatatatttaaaaatttggacAAAATAGGAAAGTATAAAAAAACTTGCTCATATTCTTATCATCAAGAGATATTCTCtatgaatatttgtatatatacctCTAGTAATTTTCctatacatttattattatgttactGGAATCATACCTACTTTTCTGTAACTTGCCTTTTgcttaaacatatatatattcattatcttgtattcttaaatatatttggTAATGTTATTCTTAGGGTTTCCTAGTATTCATCATATGGTTATACATCTAAGCTACTTAAAAATTTCATATGATTAGGTTATTTGCAAGGTGGTAATTATGGCAGTAGTAACAACTGTGGATAGAAGTCTTTATGCACATTTCTGGCCATTTCAGGAACAGACTTATTGGGTAGAATTATTGGAACAATATTTTAAGGTCTTTGATATTC
Encoded here:
- the LOC123930159 gene encoding keratin-associated protein 3-3 — encoded protein: MACCVPCCCSVPTGPATTICSSDKCCRCGVCLPSTCPHTTWLLEPTCCDNCPPPCHIPQPCVPTCFLLNSRHPTPGLETINLTTFTQPSCEPCISSCC